One region of Arvicola amphibius chromosome 3, mArvAmp1.2, whole genome shotgun sequence genomic DNA includes:
- the Camkv gene encoding caM kinase-like vesicle-associated protein isoform X2, protein MPFGCVTLGDKKNYNQPSEVTDRYDLGQVIKTEEFCEIFRAKDKTTGKLHTCKKFQKRDGRKVRKAAKNEIGILKMVKHPNILQLVDVFVTRKEYFIFLELATGREVFDWILDQGYYSERDTSNVVRQVLEAVAYLHSLKIVHRNLKLENLVYYNRLKNSKIVISDFHLAKLENGLIKEPCGTPEYLAPEVVGRQRYGRPVDCWAIGVIMYILLSGNPPFYEEVEEDDYENHDKNLFRKILAGDYEFDSPYWDDISQAAKDLVTRLMEVEQDQRITAEEAISHEWISGNAASDKNIKDGVCAQIEKNFARAKWKKAVRVTTLMKRLRAPEQSGTAAAQSASDTATPGAADRSATPATDGSATPATDGSVTPATDGSITPATDGSVTPATDRSATPATDGRATPATEESTVPATQSGAGPAAKAAATPEPAVAQPDSTALEGATGQAPPSSKGEEATGCAQESQREKTS, encoded by the exons ATGCCGTTTGGGTGCGTGACTCTGGGTGACAAGAAGAACTATAACCAGCCATCGGAGGTGACTGACAGATATGATTTGGGGCAGGTCATCAAGAC TGAGGAGTTCTGTGAAATCTTCCGGGCCAAGGACAAGACAACAGGCAAGCTGCATACCTGCAAGAAGTTTCAGAAGCGGGATGGCCGCAAGGTGCGGAAGGCGGCTAAGAATGAGATTGGCATCCTCAAGAT GGTAAAGCACCCTAACATCCTGCAACTGGTAGATGTGTTTGTGACCCGCAAGGAATACTTCATCTTCCTGGAGCT GGCCACGGGGAGGGAGGTGTTTGACTGGATCCTGGACCAGGGCTACTACTCGGAGCGAGACACGAGCAACGTGGTGCGGCAGGTCTTGGAGGCTGTGGCCTACTTGCACTCACTCAAGATTGTGCATAGGAACCTCAAG CTGGAAAACCTAGTGTACTACAACAGGCTGAAGAACTCTAAGATTGTCATCAGTGACTTCCACCTGGCTAAGCTAGAGAATGGCCTCATCAAGGAGCCCTGTGGGACCCCGGAGTATCTGG CGCCAGAAGTGGTAGGACGGCAGCGGTATGGACGCCCTGTGGACTGTTGGGCCATTGGCGTCATCATGTACATCCT CCTTTCAGGCAACCCACCCTTCTATGAGGAGGTAGAAGAAGACGACTATGAGAACCATGACAAGAATCTCTTCCGCAAGATCCTGGCTGGTGACTATGAGTTTGACTCTCCATACTGGGACGATATTTCTCAGGCAG CCAAAGACCTGGTCACAAGGCTGATGGAGGTGGAGCAAGACCAGCGGATCACTGCAGAAGAGGCCATCTCCCACGAATG GATTTCTGGTAACGCCGCTTCTGATAAGAACATCAAGGATGGTGTCTGTGCCCAGATTGAAAAGAACTTTGCCAGAGCCAAGTGGAAG AAGGCTGTCCGAGTGACCACTCTCATGAAACGGCTCCGGGCACCAGAGCAGTCTGGCACAGCTGCAGCCCAGTCTGCTTCAGACACTGCCACTCCTGGGGCTGCCG ATCGTAGTGCTACCCCAGCCACAGATGGCAGCGCTACCCCAGCCACAGATGGCAGCGTCACCCCGGCCACTGATGGGAGCATCACCCCAGCTACTGACGGGAGTGTCACTCCAGCTACTGACAGGAGTGCTACACCAGCTACCGATGGGAGAGCTACACCAGCTACAGAAGAGAGCACAGTGCCCGCCACCCAAAGCGGTGCCGGGCCAGCTGCAAAGGCAGCTGCCACCCCTGAGCCGGCTGTGGCCCAGCCGGACAGCACAGCCCTAGAGGGTGCCACAGGCCAGGCTCCTCCCTCTAGTAAAGGAGAAGAGGCTACTGGCTGTGCCCAGGAGTCTCAGAGGGAGAAGACGAGCTGA
- the Camkv gene encoding caM kinase-like vesicle-associated protein isoform X1 — translation MPFGCVTLGDKKNYNQPSEVTDRYDLGQVIKTEEFCEIFRAKDKTTGKLHTCKKFQKRDGRKVRKAAKNEIGILKMVKHPNILQLVDVFVTRKEYFIFLELATGREVFDWILDQGYYSERDTSNVVRQVLEAVAYLHSLKIVHRNLKLENLVYYNRLKNSKIVISDFHLAKLENGLIKEPCGTPEYLAPEVVGRQRYGRPVDCWAIGVIMYILLSGNPPFYEEVEEDDYENHDKNLFRKILAGDYEFDSPYWDDISQAAKDLVTRLMEVEQDQRITAEEAISHEWISGNAASDKNIKDGVCAQIEKNFARAKWKKAVRVTTLMKRLRAPEQSGTAAAQSASDTATPGAAGGALAAAAAAASGGSAPAATEGHAGCAAKSDNIASVDRSATPATDGSATPATDGSVTPATDGSITPATDGSVTPATDRSATPATDGRATPATEESTVPATQSGAGPAAKAAATPEPAVAQPDSTALEGATGQAPPSSKGEEATGCAQESQREKTS, via the exons ATGCCGTTTGGGTGCGTGACTCTGGGTGACAAGAAGAACTATAACCAGCCATCGGAGGTGACTGACAGATATGATTTGGGGCAGGTCATCAAGAC TGAGGAGTTCTGTGAAATCTTCCGGGCCAAGGACAAGACAACAGGCAAGCTGCATACCTGCAAGAAGTTTCAGAAGCGGGATGGCCGCAAGGTGCGGAAGGCGGCTAAGAATGAGATTGGCATCCTCAAGAT GGTAAAGCACCCTAACATCCTGCAACTGGTAGATGTGTTTGTGACCCGCAAGGAATACTTCATCTTCCTGGAGCT GGCCACGGGGAGGGAGGTGTTTGACTGGATCCTGGACCAGGGCTACTACTCGGAGCGAGACACGAGCAACGTGGTGCGGCAGGTCTTGGAGGCTGTGGCCTACTTGCACTCACTCAAGATTGTGCATAGGAACCTCAAG CTGGAAAACCTAGTGTACTACAACAGGCTGAAGAACTCTAAGATTGTCATCAGTGACTTCCACCTGGCTAAGCTAGAGAATGGCCTCATCAAGGAGCCCTGTGGGACCCCGGAGTATCTGG CGCCAGAAGTGGTAGGACGGCAGCGGTATGGACGCCCTGTGGACTGTTGGGCCATTGGCGTCATCATGTACATCCT CCTTTCAGGCAACCCACCCTTCTATGAGGAGGTAGAAGAAGACGACTATGAGAACCATGACAAGAATCTCTTCCGCAAGATCCTGGCTGGTGACTATGAGTTTGACTCTCCATACTGGGACGATATTTCTCAGGCAG CCAAAGACCTGGTCACAAGGCTGATGGAGGTGGAGCAAGACCAGCGGATCACTGCAGAAGAGGCCATCTCCCACGAATG GATTTCTGGTAACGCCGCTTCTGATAAGAACATCAAGGATGGTGTCTGTGCCCAGATTGAAAAGAACTTTGCCAGAGCCAAGTGGAAG AAGGCTGTCCGAGTGACCACTCTCATGAAACGGCTCCGGGCACCAGAGCAGTCTGGCACAGCTGCAGCCCAGTCTGCTTCAGACACTGCCACTCCTGGGGCTGCCGGTGGGGCCCttgcagcagctgcagctgcagcttctGGGGGTAGTGCTCCTGCAGCCACAGAGGGCCATGCCGGGTGTGCTGCCAAGAGCGATAATATAGCCTCTGTAGATCGTAGTGCTACCCCAGCCACAGATGGCAGCGCTACCCCAGCCACAGATGGCAGCGTCACCCCGGCCACTGATGGGAGCATCACCCCAGCTACTGACGGGAGTGTCACTCCAGCTACTGACAGGAGTGCTACACCAGCTACCGATGGGAGAGCTACACCAGCTACAGAAGAGAGCACAGTGCCCGCCACCCAAAGCGGTGCCGGGCCAGCTGCAAAGGCAGCTGCCACCCCTGAGCCGGCTGTGGCCCAGCCGGACAGCACAGCCCTAGAGGGTGCCACAGGCCAGGCTCCTCCCTCTAGTAAAGGAGAAGAGGCTACTGGCTGTGCCCAGGAGTCTCAGAGGGAGAAGACGAGCTGA